The sequence CGCGGGTCGTCTTCGCTGGCCCATACGGGGCCCGTTGTAGCCTCGGCGTCCTGGCGCATGGTTCGGAATTTAAACATCGTGAACACGCGACCGTGCAGGCCCACACGTTGCTGGCGGAAGATAGCCGGCCCGGGCGAGGTGAGCCGGATCAAGACCGTAAGCAACACCCAGAGTGGAAGACCAACAACCAAAACGATCAGGGAGACGACGACGTCGATGATGCGTTTCGTGCTCTCTTCCCACGCCGGCATCGGCTCCGGCAGCACTTCGATGAGGGGAAGCCCATAGAGATGTTCGGTCCGCGCCATGCCGCCGATGACCGAGTAAAAGTCCGGCACCAGCTTGAGGGACACGGGTTTGCCGTCGCAAAGGCGGAGCACATCCATCAGCGAGGCCTGATCGTCCGCCCCGATGGCGATGAGCACATCCTGGACATTGAGCTGGTCGATGAGGTCCGGCAAGACTTCGATATCTTGCACCTGTTCGACCGGGGACTCATCAGCATCCTCCTGCCCCTCGCCAGCCAGGGCGCGCTGTAGCCTCGTCTCTCGATGCCCGATTCGGAGGGCGCCGACCACGTTGAGACCGGCCGCGGGGTAACGTGCAATGTCCTCATGCAGCTGCTCGACGCGGTCGCTCCACCCCACGATCAGCGCGTTGTGTGTGCCGTACCCGCGCAGGATAAGCACCTTTTGCACGGTTCGGACGAGGATTCGCCCGAGCGCCACGAGGAGGTAGACATCCAGCCAGTAATAAAAGATCAGCGCGCGAGTCGACCCCGGCTGGAGGATATCGATAAAGATCGCGAAGACGAGGACGAGGATGCCGATGGAGACGACCTTCATCAGGGAGACGAGTTCGTCGAACCGGCTGGATGCGTACCGTTCGCGGTACATCCCGAAGAAGAAAAATACCAGCAGCCAGTAGCCGGCCAGGGCGAGCACGACCGAGACGGGTTCCGGGTAAAACCGGGGATCGTCGAACCAGCCCCACTGGAATCGCGCCAGATAATACAGGACAGACGCGAGGCACACGGCGACGGCGTCCGCCAGGAGAAGGGCTATGAATTCAGCCTTGCGTGTCACGAGACGTCAGGTGGTCGGCTTCGTACAGCTGGCAACATGCTGTAGCAAACGGGCCGGCGGGTTATTCGAGCCGGAATTGGAAGGTGATAACGCCGATCTGATTCTCCTGGGGGACATTCGGAGGCAGTGGGTTAAACCGCCAGCGGGTGAGTGCTTCCATGGCCGACTGCTCCAGGCGAGGATTGCCTTTGAGCAGCGGGACGCGACGGATGATTTCGCCGGTGGGGCTGACGGTGATTCGGATGCGGATCGTTACGTTGACTTTCTCGACGTACAGGGGCAGCGCGGTGACCAGCGGGGTGCGGTTGAGGCCCTCGATCTGGTACGGCGCCGTCTTGGCCTCGTCGGAGCCCTCGCCCTGATCGCCGATCTCGGCGCCGGCATTTCCATCTACCGCGCCGCTGCCCAATGGCCGCAACGGCCGGGGTTGGGGCGTTTCTTCTTCCTCGATCTTCTCTTCCTCCTTCGGATCTTCTGGCTTGATGGCCTCTACCTCGGTTTCCGGGGTGGAGACGGTTTCTTCATCGACGCTGGGCTGTTCCTGGTCGGGGAGATCGACCGGTTTGGAAACCTCAGGATCACTCGGCGCGGGCCGCTCATCGAGGGGCTGTTCCGGATCCGGCGTGGGGCGCTCCTGCTCGGGCACGGCCATTGGCGCCCGCTGAACGGGCCGGCCTTCGGAGAAGGTGCCGAACTCCACCTGGATGAACCCCAGCTCTTCCGGGATGAGCGGGTCCGTCCGAACAAAATACAGGAGGATAAACAGGAGGAGGTGCAGGGCCAGACTCGAGATCAGGCCGAACCAGTCGCTCTGGTGCATGCGCTTAGCAGGATGATCGGTGTGTACCGGTGCGTGCAGTGTACCACACGCGAGACAAAATGACAAAACCGGGTAATCCGGCAGGAAAGCTATCGAACCCGCCGGCCGTGCCGGTAGAACGTCGCAACCGGGGATTTAGTGCCGAGTGTGGCGAATCCGTCAGGTATCCGACCGCCAGTGCGAATCCACGATGTACCGCGGCCGGCCCTTTACGGCTTCGTATACCCGCAGCAGATAGATCCCCACTACCCCGAGAAACAGGAGCTGGACGCCGCCAAAGAAAAACCCGACGAAGATGAGCGCTGTGCCGAGAGTGATGCCCCCTTCCCCGGCCAACGCCAGCCCAACGGCGAATAGCAACCCGAGGACAGCCAAGACCGCGACGCCGATCCCGAGTCGGATAACGATCCGAAGCGGCTTGTCCGAGAACGAGGTGAGACCGCTAAGGGCAAACCTCAGCATGTTACCGAGGGAGTATTTGGATGAGCCGGCGGCCCGCGGCGCACGCACGTACGAAACGCCGATCTGGTTGAACCCTACCCAGGAGATGATCCCACGCACAAAGGGCTGCTGCTCCCCGATCTTGTTATAGACATCGATGACCTTGCGGGAGACCAACCGGAAGTCGCCTGTATCCAGCGGCATCTCCAGGTCGGCTATCCAGCGGAAGATCCGGTAAAACAGGGCCGCCGTCCACCGCTTGTACCCCGACTCGCCGTCTCGCCGGCTGCGTATCGCATACACGACATCGAACCCCTCGCGCCAGCGGACCATCATCTCGTCGACGACATGGAGCGGGTCCTGCAGGTCAGCGTCCAGGATCACCGCCGCGTCCGCATCAACGACGCCCAACCCGGCCGTGATCGCCAGTTGATGCCCGAAATTGCGAGAAAATCGAACAATCCAGTATCCCGGCAGGCCGGCTATGCCTTCCTGGAGCAGGCGCACGGTG comes from Rhodothermales bacterium and encodes:
- a CDS encoding sugar transferase, which encodes MTRKAEFIALLLADAVAVCLASVLYYLARFQWGWFDDPRFYPEPVSVVLALAGYWLLVFFFFGMYRERYASSRFDELVSLMKVVSIGILVLVFAIFIDILQPGSTRALIFYYWLDVYLLVALGRILVRTVQKVLILRGYGTHNALIVGWSDRVEQLHEDIARYPAAGLNVVGALRIGHRETRLQRALAGEGQEDADESPVEQVQDIEVLPDLIDQLNVQDVLIAIGADDQASLMDVLRLCDGKPVSLKLVPDFYSVIGGMARTEHLYGLPLIEVLPEPMPAWEESTKRIIDVVVSLIVLVVGLPLWVLLTVLIRLTSPGPAIFRQQRVGLHGRVFTMFKFRTMRQDAEATTGPVWASEDDPRYTPIGSWLRKTRLDEVPQFVNVLKGEMSLVGPRPERPYFVERLSHEIPLYSRRSRVKPGITGWAQVIWRYDASLADVKQKVKYDLFYIANMSLRMDFKILFMTIKTAVMGKGR
- a CDS encoding TonB family protein; translated protein: MHQSDWFGLISSLALHLLLFILLYFVRTDPLIPEELGFIQVEFGTFSEGRPVQRAPMAVPEQERPTPDPEQPLDERPAPSDPEVSKPVDLPDQEQPSVDEETVSTPETEVEAIKPEDPKEEEKIEEEETPQPRPLRPLGSGAVDGNAGAEIGDQGEGSDEAKTAPYQIEGLNRTPLVTALPLYVEKVNVTIRIRITVSPTGEIIRRVPLLKGNPRLEQSAMEALTRWRFNPLPPNVPQENQIGVITFQFRLE
- a CDS encoding glycosyltransferase family 2 protein, translated to MTTAPADTASRQTLALVIPVFNEEAVVPLLLAEIAAFRATRPDVTQVVFIDDGSEDATVRLLQEGIAGLPGYWIVRFSRNFGHQLAITAGLGVVDADAAVILDADLQDPLHVVDEMMVRWREGFDVVYAIRSRRDGESGYKRWTAALFYRIFRWIADLEMPLDTGDFRLVSRKVIDVYNKIGEQQPFVRGIISWVGFNQIGVSYVRAPRAAGSSKYSLGNMLRFALSGLTSFSDKPLRIVIRLGIGVAVLAVLGLLFAVGLALAGEGGITLGTALIFVGFFFGGVQLLFLGVVGIYLLRVYEAVKGRPRYIVDSHWRSDT